In Gemmatimonadota bacterium, the following are encoded in one genomic region:
- a CDS encoding acyl carrier protein gives MATTADRIRKLIEDNLEVDGQPIALPDDLNISLSEAGVSSVDILAFAKIVAEEFNMEFSPQDCVDVKTVQELVSRLDAAA, from the coding sequence ATGGCTACGACCGCTGATCGTATCAGGAAGCTCATCGAAGACAACCTGGAAGTCGACGGGCAGCCCATCGCACTGCCGGATGATCTCAACATCAGCCTTTCAGAGGCCGGAGTTTCCTCCGTGGACATTCTTGCGTTCGCCAAGATTGTCGCCGAGGAATTCAACATGGAATTCTCGCCTCAGGATTGTGTAGACGTCAAGACGGTGCAGGAACTCGTCAGCCGCCTGGACGCTGCTGCCTGA